DNA sequence from the Manihot esculenta cultivar AM560-2 chromosome 11, M.esculenta_v8, whole genome shotgun sequence genome:
CATCCGACAAATCGAACAAAGCTTTTGCGCCTTTGATGTAGAACTTGTAGCCTTTTCCTGAATCGTTCACGGGAAGACTACCCTCAAGTTGCTTCTTTTTTGTAGTTTTCTACAATCTCCTTTTCAGAAAGGCAACAAAGAGGGCAACCAGGAATGTAAAAGACAAGATACCGATGGTTTTATAGATCATACTCATGTTTTGTCCCAGATGTAATTTATTTCAGATACTTGCCTACTGTACACTTTAGATAATAGGAAATCTTATGCAAGTAAAACTCTGTAAATTTCATTGATAATATACCTTTTAAAAGCAAAATTGTCTCCATGTGATGTCGTCATTAATAATAATGTAAATTGACACAAGATGTTAGGTCCTGAATTCTTGATAATGGATAAGAGTAAAAGAAAAGCAGTATCATTTTTAAGAATAAGAGACTTGTTAGGTTGTGTTATTACAATAGCTAACAGTACAAATCTACTTGTTTTGGCCACTGATCTAACAACTTTCATGGTTCATACACAGCTGCTGACATATTATAAGAGCACACCTCCAGGGTTTCAGATGCTCGGACTGATACAGAAATGTTTCTCTCGGAAATACAAAAAGAAAGAACGAAGCTGAAAACTTACAGCACCTTGCACAAAAACCATAGGAGCTTCTGAAAGTGTACTAGATAGAAAATGGCCAAAGCCAGCATTCGGAAAGGATGCTGGAGAAGTATGTTGTCTCCATTGCAATTTTACTGAATTTTGCATGTATTTTTCTAGACTCTTTCCTTGGTTGTCGGTGTATCAATGCAATTATCCCCATCTAGTAATTCGCTCTGGGGTTCTTCATCGGCGTTTATATCTTTAATTACTTGTTTAGGATCCACAAAGCTTGGCTGATTTGTTGAAGACAGAAGTCTTGCCCACATTCTATCAGTAATCACAACCTTATTCTGCCTCTCCGTCACTTGCTGCATGATACAATGTCAAGATCAATATAAGGATTGAGACAGACAAATTGGAATATATATAATGACTGGATGTGCAAAAATAGAGAATCCCTTTTAAGCAGCATTATTAATGTAGAATTTATCAGAAGGAGACTGAATGTTGACAAGAAAGAGTGTGAATTGGCCATAGGAGAACTTACATGGAACGGTATATAAGCATGTCTCCCATTGACAGGGCCAACTGTGAACCCTGTATATCCTGCCATTGCACCATGAATGGCACTGTGAGCTAGTAGAGTGCAGTAGACATTGTCAGACGCATTGCTTGGAATAGCACGGATCATGTAAGTGGGATCTGCAAGAAAAGCAACAATGAGTGGTTAAATTGCTTTTTTCATAATGTGTTATTGCAATCATGTATGAAGGAAAATGTCAGTTGACTGACCAATGTATTTGAGAGTTATATTCATCTTTTGCTGGCTTGCAAAGTGATCCTGCAAAACCAtattaaacattttattaaaagaaGGGAAAGTTGAATATATGAATAGTTAAATTATCCTGTAGAATTCATACTTTAATTTTCTGGGATATCCATAGACCAACATCTTGGAGTAACTTGTTTCCTGAGGCATCCTTCTGGTCCATGGCACGGATACTTTCACAAAGAAGCTCTTGTCCTGCACCTTCAGCAATTACAATAACCATGTGTCCATGTTCTTTTAGTCTTTTTCTAATGAATTCAAAAAGTCCACCAGGGCCTTCAAGGTAAAAGGGTGATTCTGGAATCAGGCAACAGTCTACATCTCGGCTGGCAAGAGTAGCATACATTGCTATAAATCCTGCAAAAGAGATCTATCTTAGATTTTGAAAGCAAGAACCATTAGCATCAGACATGTCAAAACGTCAATGGCattgaatttatataaacatCTTTTTATTCCTTGATAATAGCCAGTAACGGAGAGTATAGCTCTTAAACTGGTAGGAACTTGTAAAGAGTCCACTGATGCAGAACTTACCACTGTAGCGGCCCATCAACTTGACAACACCTATACCGTTCTCAACGCTCTCAGCCTCAACATGGGCTGCATTTATAGCTCGTTGAGCCTCCTCGACAGCAGTATCAAAACCAAAGGACTTGTCAATAACCTGAATCAAAAAATTGCATAAAGAGAAGCTTTCCAGTTTGAGTGATATTTTGCATCAGAACAAAGTGGGATCTATTTGAAAAGAATAATACCGGAATGTCATTGTCAATGGTCTTTGGAATTCCAACCACAGCAACTTTGAGGCCACGTCTTCTAATTTCCTGCTTGGAAACATCCAATGTTGTGATTGATCTACAAATTCTCAGAAAATTATCTGCAAAAAGCAAAAGATCTTTTGACTGCAGACTGGAAAATTACCTCAAAAATCACCGAAGCCCCTCTCTGAGTTCCATCTCCTCCAATTATATAAACCTGAATGATGCATTCATTCATCATTCCTATAAGACCCACAATTACCTGCAAGGCATTTAAAATTGGGATGATGTCAAAGTACCTGATTGATGCCCCTGTCCTGGATACTGTCAACTATCTTAGAGGTATCATAGCCTCCCCTGGACGTCCCAAGTATAGTGCCTCCACGTTTATGGATATCATTCACAACCTTCGGCGACAATGGAACTGTATTCCGAGCATAGAAGCCTCTGTATCCTCCCTGTATCCAAAATCTCATATCTTGAATCTAACAGGATCCTGATCAAACAACAAACTAATAATCAAAAGCTTTGTTTCCTTACCTCTATTCCCAGAACTTTGTTAACACCATACATGTGATGCAAGCCACACACTAGCTCTCTAATCACTGTGTTTAAACCAGGGCATAGACCACCACATGTTACAATACATGCGTGCACTTCATCTGACTTAAAGTAAACCTGAGGATCATGCAATAACTTGTCACTCTTCTGAGACTCAAAGAACCAAAATCAAGAAATTACTCACAGCACAAAATCCAAACCTTTTGACGAGGCCCTGCTCGTCTAAAGTGTGTTCCCCTTGGACTGTCTTTCTGTACAACTATCTGCATGCATTAAACGGAAAAAACCCACCAAAATCAGAATTGCAGGAATGGGTTATTAAGAGAAATTTGGGGAAGTCACCTTCTGGGCTACAGTATCATCCTCGTTAACGAAATATTGCCTGGAACAACAGAAACTTTATATTATGAATCAAActtttttctccaaattatGATTCAAATACCCAAAACTT
Encoded proteins:
- the LOC110626452 gene encoding ATP-dependent 6-phosphofructokinase 6 — protein: MDTISSSASISTPRFRCFDPSNSYHATTVNHRPYFLTFSANPTTAGISTRDSSSKDAMGDSTVYEPKIITGDAGYVLEDVPHLTDHISDLPTYPNPLQDNPSYSVVKQYFVNEDDTVAQKIVVQKDSPRGTHFRRAGPRQKVYFKSDEVHACIVTCGGLCPGLNTVIRELVCGLHHMYGVNKVLGIEGGYRGFYARNTVPLSPKVVNDIHKRGGTILGTSRGGYDTSKIVDSIQDRGINQVYIIGGDGTQRGASVIFEEIRRRGLKVAVVGIPKTIDNDIPVIDKSFGFDTAVEEAQRAINAAHVEAESVENGIGVVKLMGRYSGFIAMYATLASRDVDCCLIPESPFYLEGPGGLFEFIRKRLKEHGHMVIVIAEGAGQELLCESIRAMDQKDASGNKLLQDVGLWISQKIKDHFASQQKMNITLKYIDPTYMIRAIPSNASDNVYCTLLAHSAIHGAMAGYTGFTVGPVNGRHAYIPFHQVTERQNKVVITDRMWARLLSSTNQPSFVDPKQVIKDINADEEPQSELLDGDNCIDTPTTKERV